The following coding sequences are from one Solea solea chromosome 4, fSolSol10.1, whole genome shotgun sequence window:
- the dynll2b gene encoding dynein, light chain, LC8-type 2b: protein MSDKKAVIKNADMSDEMQQDSVDCAMQAVEKYNIEKDIAAYVKKEFDKKYNPTWHCIVGRNFGSYVTHETKHFIYFYLGQVAILLFKSG from the exons ATGTCTGACAAGAAGGCCGTGATTAAAAATGCAGACATGTCTGATGAGATGCAGCAGGATTCAGTGGACTGTGCCATGCAGGCGGTGGAGAAGTACAACATAGAGAAGGACATTGCTGCTTATGTCAAAAAG GAGTTTGATAAGAAGTACAATCCCACATGGCACTGCATTGTTGGGAGGAACTTCGGCAGCTATGTGACACACGAGACAAAGCATTTCATCTACTTCTACCTGGGTCAAGTGGCCATTCTTCTCTTCAAGTCGGGCTGA
- the srsf1b gene encoding serine/arginine-rich splicing factor 1B — protein MSGGGVVRGPAGSNDCRIYAGNLPPDIRSKDVEDLFYKYGSIRDIDLKNRRGGPPFAFVQFDDPRDAEDAVHGRDGYDYDGYRLRVEFPRGGRGGGGGGGGGGGGGGGGGGGGAMGPPRGRYGPPSRRSEYRVVVSGLPPSGSWQDLKDHMREAGDVCYADVFRDGTGVVEFVRKEDMTYAVRKLDNTKFRSHEGETSYVSVKTDGPGSPSYGRSRSRSRSRSRSRTRSRSFSPRRGRASPRHSPRRSRSRSSSRSRSRT, from the exons ATGTCCGGCGGAGGCGTCGTCCGTGGACCCGCGGGGAGCAACGACTGTCGGATCTACGCGGGAAATCTCCCGCCCGATATACGCTCCAAGGACGTGGAAGACTTGTTCTACAAGTACGGTTCGATCCGCGATATCGATCTGAAAAACCGGAGAGGAGGACCTCCGTTCGCCTTCGTCCAGTTTGACGACCCGAG GGATGCTGAGGATGCTGTTCACGGACGGGACGGTTATGACTACGATGGATACCGCCTGCGCGTGGAGTTTCCTCGAGGTGgaaggggtgggggtgggggaggaggaggcggaggaggaggaggtggcggaggcggcggcggcggcgctaTGGGACCTCCGAGGGGACGATACGGTCCCCCGTCCCGACGCTCCGAGTACAGGGTTGTGGTGTcag GTCTTCCCCCCAGTGGAAGCTGGCAGGACCTGAAGGATCACATGCGAGAGGCAGGTGATGTATGTTATGCTGATGTGTTCCGTGATGGCACTGGAGTTGTGGAGTTTGTACGCAAAGAAGACATGACCTACGCTGTCCGTAAATTGGACAACACCAAGTTTCGTTCTCATGAG ggagAGACGTCCTACGTCAGCGTGAAGACCGACGGTCCCGGCAGCCCCAGCTACGGTCGTTCCCGCTCTCGTAGCCGCAGTCGAAGCCGGAGCAGGACTCGCTCTCGCAGCTTCTCCCCTCGCCGCGGCCGGGCGTCTCCACGTCACTCTCCCCGACGTTCTCGCTCCCGTTCcagctctcgctctcgctcccGCACCTAG